The following proteins are encoded in a genomic region of Catellatospora sp. TT07R-123:
- a CDS encoding fibronectin type III domain-containing protein translates to MRVTAHRLSRFASAVLLTVGATAASLVAATPAHAATICEQYGTVVAGNYVIQNNRWGTTATQCINTTANGFSITQQDGVGNTSGAPVSYPSIFLGCHYSNCSPSSPLPKQISTIGTASSSLSVSYPSSGTYDAAYDIWLNADTNVSGVQDTEIMIWFNRQGSIQPIGSQTGTANLAGRSWNVWTGNNGGNNVVSYLFTGSPVTSLTFDVKDFINDTFSRGSQYGNANWYLTSVQAGFEPWIGGVGLAVNSFSASVTTGGGTQVPGTPGTPSASNVTSSSLSLSWAASSGTVSGYQVERATGSGSTSFSQVGTPSGTSFSDSGLAASTVYRYRVRATNSAGASGYSGIVDVTTAGGGTQVPGTPGTPTASNVAATSLSLNWGASSGTVTNYQVERATGATSTSFTLVASPGTASFNDWNLTANTTYRYRVRAVNSAGSSAYSGILNVTTTSGGGGGSGCTTTSSVQSSWDGGYVLTVTVTNSGSAAINSWHSTVTLPSGQAHTGSWPAAAVVSGQTVTEASLAWNGTLSPGASTTWGVQVSRPVGSSTLPSVFACTTP, encoded by the coding sequence ATGCGAGTCACCGCACACCGGCTCAGCAGGTTCGCCTCGGCGGTCCTGCTGACCGTCGGTGCCACCGCCGCCAGCCTGGTCGCCGCGACGCCCGCCCACGCCGCGACCATCTGCGAGCAGTACGGCACCGTCGTCGCCGGCAACTACGTCATCCAGAACAACCGCTGGGGCACCACCGCCACCCAGTGCATCAACACCACCGCCAACGGGTTCTCGATCACCCAGCAGGACGGCGTCGGCAACACCTCCGGCGCCCCGGTGTCGTACCCGTCGATCTTCCTCGGCTGCCACTACAGCAACTGCAGCCCGAGCTCGCCGCTGCCCAAGCAGATCAGCACCATCGGCACCGCCAGCAGCAGCCTCAGCGTGTCCTACCCGTCCAGCGGCACCTACGACGCGGCGTACGACATCTGGCTCAACGCCGACACCAACGTCAGCGGGGTCCAGGACACCGAGATCATGATCTGGTTCAACCGCCAGGGCAGCATCCAGCCGATCGGCTCCCAGACCGGCACGGCGAACCTGGCCGGGCGGAGCTGGAACGTGTGGACCGGCAACAACGGCGGCAACAACGTCGTGTCGTACCTGTTCACCGGCTCGCCGGTCACGTCGCTGACCTTCGACGTGAAGGACTTCATCAACGACACGTTCTCCCGCGGCTCGCAGTACGGCAACGCCAACTGGTACCTGACCAGCGTGCAGGCGGGCTTCGAGCCGTGGATCGGCGGCGTCGGCCTGGCCGTGAACTCGTTCTCGGCCTCGGTCACCACCGGCGGCGGCACCCAGGTGCCCGGCACCCCCGGCACGCCGAGCGCGTCGAACGTGACGTCGTCGTCGCTGTCGCTGAGCTGGGCGGCCTCGTCCGGCACGGTCTCCGGCTACCAGGTCGAGCGGGCCACCGGCTCCGGCAGCACCAGCTTCTCGCAGGTCGGCACCCCGTCCGGCACGTCGTTCAGCGACTCCGGCCTGGCCGCCAGCACGGTGTACCGCTACCGCGTCCGGGCGACCAACTCGGCCGGTGCCTCCGGCTACTCGGGCATCGTCGACGTGACCACCGCGGGCGGCGGCACCCAGGTGCCGGGCACGCCGGGCACGCCGACGGCGTCGAACGTCGCCGCCACGTCGCTGTCGCTGAACTGGGGCGCCTCGTCCGGCACGGTCACCAACTACCAGGTCGAGCGGGCCACCGGGGCCACCAGCACCAGCTTCACCCTGGTCGCCTCGCCCGGGACCGCGTCGTTCAACGACTGGAACCTGACCGCCAACACGACGTACCGCTACCGGGTGCGCGCGGTCAACTCGGCCGGTTCCTCCGCGTACTCCGGCATCCTGAACGTCACCACCACCTCCGGCGGTGGCGGCGGCAGCGGCTGCACCACGACCAGCTCGGTGCAGAGCTCCTGGGACGGCGGGTACGTGCTCACGGTGACCGTCACCAACAGCGGTTCGGCCGCCATCAACAGCTGGCACTCCACGGTGACCCTGCCCTCCGGCCAGGCCCACACCGGCTCCTGGCCGGCGGCCGCCGTGGTCAGCGGCCAGACGGTGACCGAGGCGAGCCTGGCCTGGAACGGCACGCTCAGCCCCGGCGCCAGCACCACCTGGGGCGTGCAGGTCAGCCGCCCCGTCGGCAGCAGCACGCTGCCGAGTGTCTTCGCCTGCACCACCCCGTAA
- a CDS encoding sugar kinase: MTHDVVVVGEPLLEFAAAEPLTDAVTFTLGFSGDALNAAVAAAAAGARTALLTRLGTDELSDRLVAFLAARGVDTSLVRRVGGQTGGYVLGADPAGVRGFAYLRAGSAATTLEPSDLDPDVLSSAKALLFSGITAGLSPSCADTVRAAARLVRGSGGHVVYDPNYRPRLTTAERAAALFAELAPDLTVALPSAPADTAALFGCTDAVEAAARVHRLGVPYAVVTRGADGLRVSDRGAGLDLPVVPAPVLVDATGAGDCFAGTLTARLALGDTLLDASRLASAAASLALGGRGGTGLIPTLTQTRTHLTTTPTP; encoded by the coding sequence ATGACCCATGACGTCGTGGTCGTCGGCGAGCCGCTGCTGGAGTTCGCCGCCGCCGAGCCGCTGACCGACGCCGTCACGTTCACGCTCGGCTTCTCCGGCGACGCGCTTAACGCCGCCGTGGCCGCCGCGGCCGCCGGGGCCCGCACCGCGCTGCTGACCCGGCTCGGCACCGACGAGCTGTCCGACCGGCTCGTCGCGTTCCTGGCCGCGCGCGGCGTCGACACCTCGCTGGTGCGCCGGGTCGGCGGCCAGACCGGCGGGTACGTCCTGGGCGCCGACCCGGCGGGGGTGCGCGGGTTCGCGTACCTGCGCGCGGGCAGCGCCGCGACCACCCTCGAACCGTCCGATCTCGACCCCGACGTGCTCTCCTCGGCCAAGGCGCTGCTGTTCAGCGGCATCACCGCCGGGCTGTCGCCGTCGTGTGCCGACACGGTGCGCGCGGCGGCGCGGCTGGTGCGGGGGTCCGGCGGGCACGTCGTGTACGACCCGAACTACCGCCCCCGGCTCACCACCGCCGAGCGGGCCGCGGCCCTGTTCGCCGAGCTGGCACCGGATCTCACCGTCGCGCTGCCCTCGGCGCCCGCCGACACGGCGGCCCTGTTCGGGTGCACCGACGCCGTCGAGGCGGCGGCGCGGGTGCACCGCCTCGGGGTGCCGTACGCGGTGGTCACCCGGGGGGCCGACGGGCTGCGCGTCTCCGACCGGGGCGCGGGCCTGGACCTGCCGGTGGTGCCCGCGCCCGTGCTGGTGGACGCCACGGGGGCCGGGGACTGCTTCGCCGGCACGCTCACCGCCCGCCTGGCCCTCGGCGACACCCTGCTCGACGCGTCCCGCCTCGCCTCGGCAGCCGCCTCCCTGGCCCTCGGCGGCCGAGGCGGCACCGGCCTCATCCCCACCCTCACCCAAACCCGCACCCACCTCACCACCACCCCCACCCCCTGA
- a CDS encoding bifunctional 4-hydroxy-2-oxoglutarate aldolase/2-dehydro-3-deoxy-phosphogluconate aldolase, which yields MESLVESLRHAKVVPVLRRTDGAEAEAAARTLLDAGLPVVELTANTPDWAGALGRLRSAYPRAVLGVGTVCAEGDARAACDAGADFLVSPWPVPDVRAYAAARGVPLCEGGFTPGELAAAARHGVAKLFPAHAVGPSYLKSVMAVLPAGSLVMPTGGIKLADVPAWLAAGAIAVGVGSDLDRLPQVWHELGAA from the coding sequence ATGGAATCTCTGGTGGAAAGTCTGCGGCACGCCAAGGTCGTGCCGGTCCTGCGCCGCACCGACGGCGCCGAAGCCGAGGCGGCCGCGCGCACGCTGCTGGACGCCGGGCTGCCCGTGGTCGAGCTGACCGCGAACACCCCGGACTGGGCCGGTGCGCTGGGGCGCCTGCGTTCGGCGTACCCCCGGGCGGTCCTGGGGGTCGGCACGGTCTGCGCCGAGGGCGACGCCCGCGCCGCCTGCGACGCCGGGGCCGACTTCCTGGTCAGCCCATGGCCCGTGCCCGACGTGCGGGCCTACGCCGCCGCCCGGGGCGTGCCGCTGTGCGAGGGCGGGTTCACCCCCGGCGAGCTCGCGGCAGCCGCGCGGCACGGCGTCGCCAAGCTGTTCCCCGCGCACGCCGTCGGCCCGAGCTACCTCAAGTCGGTCATGGCGGTGCTGCCCGCGGGCAGCCTGGTCATGCCGACCGGCGGCATCAAGCTCGCCGACGTGCCCGCCTGGCTGGCCGCCGGGGCGATCGCCGTCGGCGTCGGCAGCGACCTCGACCGCCTGCCGCAGGTGTGGCACGAGCTGGGCGCGGCATGA